From the Vicinamibacteria bacterium genome, the window TCGCCCGTCTGGGCGTGAGCCATTGAGGCGAGAAAGAGCACCGAAGCGGGAAACAGTTGGGCTTTCATGAGCGCCAATTGTACCAGGCGCTGGCACGAGGTTGGTTCTGGGCTCACCCGAGCGTCAACCTCGGGCTCCCAAGTCGTCGTGCCGTCATCGCATTGAACTCCTGGCTTCGATGAACGTACGATGCCTGGGTGGCGGGTGGCGGAATACGATGGACGGCTCGCGACCGCTACGGTAACGATGTCTACCTCACCGATGAAAGGTGGCGACATATCACGGAATCGTGGGGACACCCGGAGATGGCCCAGTTCGAGGACGAGCTCCGGGAGACGGTCCGCGCTGGAGACCGGCAACAGGATTCGCTAAATCCAGAGAAGTATCGATACGTAAAGGAGTTCGACGATCTTCCCGAACACAACACTCACATCGTGGCCGTCGTGCTGTTCAAGTCGATAGTGAGCGAAGGTGCTAAGTCCGTCCCCAACAACTTCGTTGTGACCGCCTATCAGAAGGAAGTAACATAGACACAGGCAGAGCGATGAGCGAGGCGACGATCCACTACGATGAATCGAGTGATTCACTCTACGTTTCCTTTGCCCCAGGCGAGCCAGCAACCGGGTTCGAACTGAGCGAGCACATCCTTTTGCGCATCAATAAGAGCGAGCAATGCGCCGTGGGATTGACCTTCCTCGAGTACTCCACTCTCACCGAGAAGACCGCCCTGGGTCCTCGGAGCTTTCCCCTAACCGGTCTCGCTCGACTATCGAGCGAGTCGCGGGAGCTGATTCTCTCGATCCTGCAGCGTCCGCCGGTGAGTGACTTCCTGACACTGTCCGCGTACACGCCGTCCCGTGGTGAGACCATTCCCACCGCCTCGATTCGTGTCTCGTCTCTTGTCGTCCCGACAAGCTCGTGAGTCAGATGTCAGAATCAAATGGCGGCTCCGCTGGCCACGCAAAACACGAACAAAATTCTCGTCACGATTGGCATAACGGGCTAAGGGGTGGCCACGGACGAAAATAGCGAGTATTCTCAGCGACGGTGCGCCGATGATCGGAACGCCCTGTCCTATTACGAGATCGCGGTGACCTCTCACTCCCGCGACACCGTGTACCGTTTCTCCTCGCGGTAATATTCCTCGAAGCCGACGAGCTCCTTGAGCTCCTCGAACGAGATGCGTTCGGCAGGCGCTCGGCCGTGGCGGAGAGCTTCTAGAGCGCGCTTCATCGCGATGAGGCTCGCCCCCAGCAGAGCGAAGGGGTGAGCCACGAGCTTGTAGCCCATGTCTTCGAGCTCCTTCTCCGGGCAGATGGGCGTCACACCGTCTTCGAGCATGTTGGCGAGGTGGTGGCCGGGCACGCGGCGGCAAACGGCTCGCATCTCCTCTCGTGACGTCGGCGCTTCCACGAAAAGCATGTCCGCCCCGGCCTGGGAAAAGGCCTCGGCGCGGCACAGAGCCTCTTCCAGGCCCTCGGTTGCCCGGGCGTCGGTACGGGCCATGATGAGGATGTCCGCGCCTTCATCGCGCGCGTCCACCGCCGCTCGAACGCGACTCACGGCCTCTTCCCGGGAGACCACGCTCTTCCCGCGAGTGTGCCCGCAGCGCTTCGGCCAGACTTGATCTTCGATCATGACGGCGGCGAAGCCGGCGCGCGCGTAGCCACGGACTGTCCTCTTGACGTTCACCGCGTTCCCGTACCCTGTATCTCCATCTCCGATGATCGGGATCGATACCGCCGCGCAGAGATCTCTTCCCTGGGAGAGCATCTCCGCGTAAGAGACGAGACCGGTATCGGGAAGACCGAGCCGGACCGCCGACACGCCGAACCCGCTCATGAAGGAAAGTGGGAAACCCGCGCGCTCGATGAGTCGCGCCGAAAGCGCGTCGTAGCAGCAGGGAAAGGAGAGAAGCCCCGGCTCTTGCAGAAGACTCCGAAGCACCGACGCCGGACTCGACATGCCGCTCATCC encodes:
- a CDS encoding DUF2283 domain-containing protein encodes the protein MSEATIHYDESSDSLYVSFAPGEPATGFELSEHILLRINKSEQCAVGLTFLEYSTLTEKTALGPRSFPLTGLARLSSESRELILSILQRPPVSDFLTLSAYTPSRGETIPTASIRVSSLVVPTSS
- a CDS encoding isocitrate lyase/PEP mutase family protein, encoding MSSPASVLRSLLQEPGLLSFPCCYDALSARLIERAGFPLSFMSGFGVSAVRLGLPDTGLVSYAEMLSQGRDLCAAVSIPIIGDGDTGYGNAVNVKRTVRGYARAGFAAVMIEDQVWPKRCGHTRGKSVVSREEAVSRVRAAVDARDEGADILIMARTDARATEGLEEALCRAEAFSQAGADMLFVEAPTSREEMRAVCRRVPGHHLANMLEDGVTPICPEKELEDMGYKLVAHPFALLGASLIAMKRALEALRHGRAPAERISFEELKELVGFEEYYREEKRYTVSRE